The genomic stretch TATACTTTGATTGTCAATGGTGGTGGTGACAGTTGCTGTTCCTGAACTGGCTGATCCACGGTTGAATGTTGCATTTGCTTTTCCATTGCCAGTGTAAGCTGTAGTGGTAATTGTACCCAAATTAGTTGTGAAATTAACTGGAATACCATTGGGTAAATGTCCCTGTGAAGAAGTATCAGCGCCATTGGAATTACGGGTTAAATCTGCGGTTAATGTTGAGTTTTCATCACCTACAACTGAGGGGTTGGCTGTTAAATTTAAAACTAGCCAAGGATTGTAAGTAACATTTCCTCCGGCTATGTAAATATCACTTCCATTGGCTGATGAGATTATTGGATTGTTTGATTTCCACCAGTTGTTTGTAGTATTTACTGTTCCATTTCCCACATTTTCAAGGCCGTATCTGCCATTTCCAACTATTCTATTGAAGTTAACAATAGCTGATGAGTTATAAAGATAAATTCCATCGTATGTGTTGTTTTAGACGTTGTTTCCTTTAATTATGTTATTTTCAGTGATATAAAGATAAATTCCATATTGATTTGATGTTAAAACATTGTTCTGGAGTTGATTGTTGTTTGAATTTGTGTAGATATATAGCCCATATTGGCTATTTTTTGCTGTGTTATCTGTCAGAATGTTGTTTGTGCTGTTGTTGAGATATATTCCAGTTTTGGTATTGTTGATTAAGTTGTTACCAGTTATTGTGTTGTTTTGAGTGTTTGTTAAGTATATTCCACGGTTATTGTTTGTGAGGTTGTTTTGGTTGGTTGTAGTGCTGGTTGCGTTGCTTATGTATATGGCGTAGGATGTGCTGTTATTTATTATATTTGCTGTTAATATGTTATTAATTGAGTTTAAAAGGTAGATTCCGTATGGGTTTAATGTTAAAATGTTGTTTTGGATGTAATTATTATTAGAGTTGGTTGTAAGGTATATTCCCCTACTGGAACTGGTATTTATTGTGTTTTGGTTTAAAGTGTTTATAGAGCTACTATCGAGGTAAATTCCGTAATTTGTGGTTTTTGATACTGAATTTTCTGTTATGGTATTATTTTGGGCTTTGGAAAGAACTATGGAATAATTATTGTTTGTGAGGTTGTTTTGTTTTGTGAGTGTGTTGGTAGCATTATTGAGGTAAATGGCATAAGTAGTACTGTTATATAGGGTGTTACCCGTGATGGAGTTGTTAAACGAGTTCCTAATGTAAATTCCATAAGGGAAAAATGCTAAAATGTTATTATTAATATTGTTATTATCCGAATTAGGGTAAATGTAGATTCCGATGTTGCTATGATTGTTAAGTTTGTTACCTGTAATGATGTTGTATTTGCTTTTGTGGAGGTAGATTCCATTTTTATTATTAGTTAATTCGTTGTTGTTGATTATGCAGTTATTTGCTGAATTGATGTAGATGGCAGATGAATCATTCGCACCAGTTATTATAAACCCTTGTATGGTTGACCCGCTTCCTAATGAATTAATTGTAAAAATAGGTTTTGAAGAGTTCAAAGCCTGCAAAGTTACATTACCATTTTGAATGGACATTATGGTAATATTTTTATTAAGTATGATATTTTCAATGTAAGTTCCATTATTTACAATAATTACATGACCATTTAAGGTCATTGGATCATCTAGCGCTGCTTGGATACTTGAATAAGTTTTCACCGTGTTATTATTCATAATTAAGAAGTTGAATATGTAATTCTGAATTTGAACTGCAGCCTGGTTACCAGCATCATCTACAGCAATGAACTTCAGAATAGTATCAGTGTTTATGTTAATAGGTCCTGTATAAATTGTACTTAATGTTGTAGGAGTACTGTCATCTCTAGTGTAATAAATAACCGGATTATGGTCAATATTATCTGTTGCAGATAAAACAACATTCTGGGGCGTATTATAAAAATTACCTGTAGGATTTGCATTTACTGTGGGCGCTGTTGTATCGATGGTATATGTTATTGTTTGGTTTAAACAAGTGTTGTTTGAGGCATCACGTGCATAGAATTTTAGGTTTGTTATTCCTTGTGTAAGGTTTAATGTTACAGTATTTGTCTGACTGTTCCATGTGGTGCCGTTGTTTGAGCTATAAAATATCACAGGATTTGGATCAAGATTATCCGAAGCTGTTAAAGTCACGGATTTTGTTGTATTATAAATTCCTCCCGCAAGACTTGCTGTGACCACTGGTTGTGTTGTGTCGGCAATTATAATGACACTGGCCTGCACACTTTGATTATCTAGTGTAGCAGTGATAGTTGCTGTTCCTGACGGAATTAAACCCCTATTAAATGTAGAGTTAGCCTTTCCGTTCCGGGTGTATATGGGGCTGGTTATTGTGCCTAGGTTGGTAGTGAAATTGATTGGGATTCCATCTGGGATGTGTCCTTGTGAGGATGTGTCATTACCGTTGCTATTGTGGGTTAAATCTGCAGTTATAATGGATTCTCTGCCTGAAATGTTAGTTGGGTTGGCGTTTAAACCTAAAACTAACCATGGAGAATAGTAGTAGCAGGGGTCTTCGTATGGGCGTATATCACTGTTATTGTTGGATGAGATTGTGGGACTATTTGATGATCCCCACCAGTTATTTGTTGCATTTACACCTATTTCATTTAGATAGATACCAAAAAGGATGTTATTTTCTATACGGTTGAAATGGACTTGGGCAACTTCACTTGACCAGACATACACACCCTCTGCAAATATTCCATAGTTATTTCCAGCTATATTATTTTCAAGGACATGGTTGTCGTATTCACTCAAATCACTCCAACATTCATCACTTTTTAAGTACAAACCATATGTATTCATGTTAAAAGAGTTTCCTTTGATTAAATTTCCTTGGGAGTCTGAGTGAATGCCGGAATACTCATAAAAACAGTAATAATCTTCTTCTTCATACCACTCAATTTCATCTCCACAGAAATCTTCTAGTGATATGCATTGTGTTGTAAGATAAAGACCGTAATTATTTTGTTTGACAATGTTTTGGGTTATGTTGTTGAAGGATGAATCGAAGATATTGATGCCGTAATTGTTACCGTAAATGGTGTTATTGTGAACTGTGCAGTTCGTAACGGAGTTTAGAAGAATTCCAGTACTGTTAGCAGCGTTTTTTATTGTAAAACCGCTAATACAAGTTCCACTACCTCCAGAATTAATGGTGAAAACAGGATTTGTTGGATTAGCAGCTTGCACTGTTACATTGGAACCATTTTTGCTTTGCAATGATACCTTTTTATTAATGATTACGTTTTCAGTGTAGGTATAAGCAGAGCCATTATTATCATTGACCGTTATGATATCTCCTGAAGATGCGTTATTAACTGCTGCCTGAATACTTCCACCAGGATTCACAGTTAAATTTGCAGCTGAAACAGTTCCACTAATGGAAATTAAAACAAAAAACGAAAATAGCATTATAATACTTAAACATTGTTTATTCATAATAGCACCAAAAAATCATTGGATAATACTACTATTTAATACTTTTTATTCTATTTTTCGTAATACTTAGGGGGCGTTATGGTCATTATTAGTAATACAAAAATGTTATTTGTGTGAAATAAATGATCACTATAACTGCTCTTTTTACATTTATTTTGCTTTTTAATGGATCATTCTCTAATTGTGGTTTCTTAATAATATTAATTCTTAAAATAAAGCTTGTGTGTAAAAAACAGGGAAAATTAGAAAAGAATTTTAAAATAAAATAATATAAAATAAGGAAATAAAGGAATAACTTATTTTTTTTAATCTTATTCCTGAGACTTAATCCTAATTTTAAATATTTCATTCTTTAAATATTTGGAAAAATTAAGTAAAGAGTAAATAGAAAATCATTTCAAAATAATTAAAAATAATCAAAATAGATGAATTGGGAGCTGTATTGGTTGAAAAAAGATATACTTGTGTTTATCGTAGTTATTTCTATTTTCTCATTGTTCTAGCTTCATTCTCCCTCATACCGCAATCACCTAAAAATATAACTGATAACATCAATAATACCCTAAATTCTAGTATTGCTTCTAACACTTGCAAATAACAGTAATGTTTCTAATACTTCCCAGGATCAGCCTGACAACAATAATCCTCCACCTACTCCTTAAATATCTGCTGATGAGGCTAAAGATTTGGTAAAAAAATATGTGGGCCCCTGTGTTATGCTGGGAAAACCAGTAAAAAGACCTATAAAAGGATTCATGCGTGGCAGGTGCCATTATATACCATGAACCCTAAATTCATAAACAATTTTTACATTGATGCCAGGACAGGTAAAAAAGTGAATTAATTCTTTTT from Methanobacteriaceae archaeon encodes the following:
- a CDS encoding right-handed parallel beta-helix repeat-containing protein, producing the protein MNKQCLSIIMLFSFFVLISISGTVSAANLTVNPGGSIQAAVNNASSGDIITVNDNNGSAYTYTENVIINKKVSLQSKNGSNVTVQAANPTNPVFTINSGGSGTCISGFTIKNAANSTGILLNSVTNCTVHNNTIYGNNYGINIFDSSFNNITQNIVKQNNYGLYLTTQCISLEDFCGDEIEWYEEEDYYCFYEYSGIHSDSQGNLIKGNSFNMNTYGLYLKSDECWSDLSEYDNHVLENNIAGNNYGIFAEGVYVWSSEVAQVHFNRIENNILFGIYLNEIGVNATNNWWGSSNSPTISSNNNSDIRPYEDPCYYYSPWLVLGLNANPTNISGRESIITADLTHNSNGNDTSSQGHIPDGIPINFTTNLGTITSPIYTRNGKANSTFNRGLIPSGTATITATLDNQSVQASVIIIADTTQPVVTASLAGGIYNTTKSVTLTASDNLDPNPVIFYSSNNGTTWNSQTNTVTLNLTQGITNLKFYARDASNNTCLNQTITYTIDTTAPTVNANPTGNFYNTPQNVVLSATDNIDHNPVIYYTRDDSTPTTLSTIYTGPININTDTILKFIAVDDAGNQAAVQIQNYIFNFLIMNNNTVKTYSSIQAALDDPMTLNGHVIIVNNGTYIENIILNKNITIMSIQNGNVTLQALNSSKPIFTINSLGSGSTIQGFIITGANDSSAIYINSANNCIINNNELTNNKNGIYLHKSKYNIITGNKLNNHSNIGIYIYPNSDNNNINNNILAFFPYGIYIRNSFNNSITGNTLYNSTTYAIYLNNATNTLTKQNNLTNNNYSIVLSKAQNNTITENSVSKTTNYGIYLDSSSINTLNQNTINTSSSRGIYLTTNSNNNYIQNNILTLNPYGIYLLNSINNILTANIINNSTSYAIYISNATSTTTNQNNLTNNNRGIYLTNTQNNTITGNNLINNTKTGIYLNNSTNNILTDNTAKNSQYGLYIYTNSNNNQLQNNVLTSNQYGIYLYITENNIIKGNNV